Proteins encoded together in one Pongo pygmaeus isolate AG05252 chromosome Y, NHGRI_mPonPyg2-v2.0_pri, whole genome shotgun sequence window:
- the LOC129025902 gene encoding testis-specific chromodomain protein Y 1-like produces the protein MASQEFEVESIVDKRRDKNGNTEYLIRWKGYNQQDDTWEPEQHLRNCEKCILDFNRRQTEKQKKLTWTRTSRIFSNNARRRTSRSTKASYSKNSPTTQVTDRHHRSKNSKLFAASKIIRRKAATLLSDTQNMEKIHSTIKTLAPESPFNDKKTVSGFQKLEKLYPIAADQQDTVVFEVTEGKLLQDPLSRPGAEQPGIENKTQIHPPMSQMSGSVTASMATGSATQKGIVVLVDPLAANGTTDMHTSVPRVKGGQRNITDDSRDQPFIKKMYFTIKLTESASTYRDIVVKKEDGFTQIVLSTRSTEKNALNTEVIKEIVNALNNAAVDDSKLVLFSAAGRVFCCGLDFGYFVKRLRNDRNRASLEMVDTIKNFVNTFIQFKKLIVVSVNGPAIGLGASILPLCDLVWANEKAWFQTPYMTFGQSPDGCSTITFQKMMGKASANEMLFAGRKLTAREACAKGLVSQVFLSGTFTQEVMIQIKELASYNQIVLEESKALVHSNIKLELEQANERECEVLRKIWSSAQGTESMLKIPLLGYKAASASLPEGHKMV, from the exons ATGgcttcccaggagtttgaggttgaaaGTATTGTTGACAAAAGACGAGATAAAAATGGGAATACAGAGTATTTGATTCGGTGGAAAGGTTACAACCAACAGGATGACACTTGGGAACCAGAGCAGCACCTCAGGAACTGTGAAAAATGTATACTTGATTTTAATAGACgacagactgaaaaacagaaaaaactgacATGGACTAGAACCAGTAGAATTTTTTCAAACAATGCCAGAAGAAGAACTTCTAGATCTACAAAAGCGAGCTATTCTAAGAACTCTCCTACAACGCAAGTGACGGATAGACACCACAGATCCAAAAACAGCAAGTTATTTGCTGCCAGCAAGATCATTAGGAGGAAGGCAGCTACACTTCTCTCCGACACACAGAATATGGAGAAAATACATTCAACTATCAAGACCCTTGCACCTGAAAGCCCCTTTAACGACAAGAAAACTGTGAGTGGCTTTCAGAAACTTGAGAAACTGTACCCTATTGCAGCAGATCAGCAGGACACGGTGGTCTTCGAGGTGACAGAAGGGAAACTCCTCCAGGACCCTTTGTCACGTCCTGGTGCAGAACAGCCTGGAATAGAGAACAAGACTCAGATACACCCACCAATGTCGCAGATGTCTGGCTCAGTTACCGCTTCAATGGCCACAGGTTCAGCTACCCAAAAAGGTATAGTGGTATTAGTAGACCCATTAGCAGCCAATGGAACAACAGACATGCATACCTCAGTTCCAAGAGTGAAAGGTGGGCAAAGAAATATTACTGATGACAGCAGAGACCAGCCTTTTATCAAGAAGATGTACTTTACCATAAAGCTAACAGAAAGTGCCAGCACATACAGAGACATTGTAGTGAAGAAAGAGGATGGATTCACCCAGATAGTGCTATCAACTAGATccacagaaaaaaatgcactgaatacagaagtaattaaagaaataGTTAATGCTCTTAATAACGCTGCTGTGGATGACAGCAAGCTCGTGCTGTTCAGTGCAGCTGGACGTGTCTTTTGCTGCGGTCTTGATTTTGGGTACTTTGTGAAGCGCTTAAGGAACGACAGAAACAGAGCAAGCCTTGAAATGGTGGATACCATCAAGAACTTTGTGAATacttttattcaatttaaaaagctTATTGTTGTATCAGTTAATGGCCCTGCCATTGGACTGGGTGCATCCATCCTGCCCCTTTGTGATCTCGTGTGGGCTAATGAAAAGGCTTGGTTCCAAACCCCTTATATGACCTTTGGACAGAGTCCAGATGGCTGTTCAActattacatttcaaaaaatgatggGTAAAGCATCtgccaatgaaatgttatttgctGGGCGAAAGCTGACAGCACGGGAGGCATGTGCCAAAGGCCTGGTCTCTCAGGTATTTTTGAGTGGAACTTTCACCCAAGAGGTTATGATTCAAATTAAGGAGCTTGCCTCATATAATCAAATTGTACTGGAAGAATCTAAGGCCCTTGTTCACTCTAATATTAAGTTGGAGTTGGAACAGGCCAATGAGAGAGAGTGTGAGGTGCTGAGGAAGATCTGGAGCTCAGCCCAAGGGACAGAATCCATGTTAaa AATACCTCTACTGGGTTATAAGGCAGCCTCGGCTTCCCTCCCAGAAGGACACAAAATGGTATGA